A portion of the Leptospira kanakyensis genome contains these proteins:
- a CDS encoding DUF3015 domain-containing protein has protein sequence MSRLGIRIFVNIQLALVSVFLFTISNQISAEPYGMAGCGLGSMVPVWKNDIGQVLAATTNTSLSSQTFGITSGTSNCTTDGIVRADRVQEVFLSYNEGPLEVETSRGTGERIRTIASLLGCPTHDQELGKLMKEQYSYIFQTAANDSVPRSKLILSRIKSKIAEDPTLKQACLY, from the coding sequence ATGTCTAGACTCGGTATCCGTATTTTCGTCAACATTCAACTAGCGCTTGTTAGTGTTTTTTTATTTACAATTTCCAATCAGATTTCAGCCGAACCTTATGGGATGGCAGGATGTGGACTTGGATCCATGGTTCCTGTTTGGAAAAATGATATTGGCCAAGTCCTTGCAGCCACCACAAATACAAGTTTGTCATCTCAAACTTTTGGAATCACTTCAGGAACATCGAATTGTACCACTGATGGGATTGTCCGAGCAGATCGAGTTCAGGAAGTTTTTCTCAGTTATAATGAAGGCCCTCTAGAAGTGGAAACATCAAGGGGAACGGGAGAAAGGATACGAACGATCGCATCTCTATTAGGTTGTCCAACTCATGACCAGGAATTAGGAAAGTTAATGAAAGAACAATATTCCTATATTTTTCAAACTGCAGCTAATGATTCTGTCCCAAGATCCAAATTGATTTTATCTAGGATCAAATCTAAAATTGCAGAAGATCCAACTTTAAAACAAGCCTGTTTGTATTAG
- a CDS encoding HmuY family protein, whose translation MKFLVIGILFLLSFCARQKSALSDEDLYVNQLITNLVNAGNPNALDKIVFSKSNGDGSYTTRFNATNLDFYIYFQFDGNKQIPFSEKDSLTWDLAFNRYKAATNSGETNRFGLGGACKSNTTDFGIASSTSAASQGCSSFTVDVATTTQGIGGAGTTYIGSAIVTEWYFYTIGFLTPKPDIFLIRGGTGLSTYAVHIENYYSDAGTSGYPTIRWKKLP comes from the coding sequence TTGAAGTTCTTAGTCATTGGGATTCTATTTTTATTGAGTTTTTGTGCAAGGCAGAAGTCTGCCTTGTCTGACGAAGACTTATATGTAAACCAATTGATCACCAACTTGGTCAATGCGGGGAATCCCAATGCTTTGGATAAAATTGTATTCTCTAAATCCAATGGAGATGGAAGTTATACAACTAGGTTCAATGCAACCAATTTAGATTTTTATATTTACTTTCAATTTGACGGAAACAAACAAATTCCTTTTTCAGAAAAAGATTCTCTTACTTGGGATCTTGCATTTAACAGATACAAGGCAGCTACAAATTCCGGAGAAACTAATCGTTTTGGTCTTGGCGGCGCATGTAAGAGCAATACAACTGATTTCGGTATTGCTAGTTCCACTTCTGCTGCAAGCCAAGGATGTTCTTCCTTTACCGTTGATGTTGCCACCACTACACAAGGCATCGGTGGAGCAGGAACAACATATATAGGAAGCGCTATTGTAACTGAATGGTATTTTTACACCATTGGATTTTTAACTCCGAAACCTGATATCTTTCTCATTCGAGGAGGAACCGGTCTTTCTACTTACGCTGTTCATATTGAAAACTATTATAGTGATGCGGGAACTTCTGGTTATCCGACCATCCGATGGAAAAAACTTCCCTAA
- a CDS encoding DEAD/DEAH box helicase, with product MEVPTQLSLDFETTVEPKQTNEYGFLIDEPELGLAKVTKESPTSVELFFESKEIFRTLNKSNKNLQFLNQYPESLRAWEEFPKAMDLALDASQLKLTYNFNKLSSLSNSRTRLLPHQIESTFIVANSLKPRFILADEVGLGKTIEAGLAVKELMFRRGLKRVLVVAPSPLLVQWQQEMKNKFNEEFAIVRRRNFVTNGPDHWRNFNKIITSIDFIKNPRYAEEILGTKWDIVVFDEAHRLRRDYSKITRGYLFAEKIARKTECLLLLTATPFRGKLEELFYLMHLVDPNILGPYHTFVNDYVVGQKGDLKEKISKVLLRRRKVEVGGFTKRFAKTVRIDLSPIERAFYDETTDYVKREYNMAMGTKNRAIGFVMVVFQKLLDSSVIALLSALQKRKFMLESKFHYMKEHETTLDDWDLDETEGVEDFITELEDEEMSSFQRIKRELFTLNRLIHLGKQIKEDKKTQKLKETLYRLKKEGHKKFIIFTQFRTTQDHLQSVLEPDFKVSPFHGSLSMDEKEVAIQKFKEDFEILICTEAGGEGRNLQFANILFNYDLPWSPLKIEQRIGRIHRFGQKDNVYIFNFASKDTVAERILEVLTNKIRLFEESIGASDDLLGTIEEELDFNSSLMKFVTGTKTKEELETEFDLRIQVAQKGFEKLNALVTPKVLDFNLKDYYDHTLEEREWNNSHLEEVVAQGSKFFQSYLPGTLTSVGKGSYEYKNTDGKIKKATFDSDLALTNDSLEFMAFGHPFVEKVTELLTQSDVGRKKKYLLSSALGQKILFVFQVEFDFSLKRKDLFFVEFDLKKKRTSVLTEKPAEWADAKTYVPEKELPLSKLEEALIHCYPVVESEAETKKEILRKETLSIFQKEEYKVELSHQKTIRQLEEKLMRQEAAYKWDNRPEKKAVLHKTMKEIQRAKDEYTVEIRKIKNGAKIFHKIRLFQTYISI from the coding sequence ATGGAAGTCCCTACTCAATTAAGTTTAGATTTTGAAACAACGGTTGAACCAAAACAAACAAACGAGTATGGGTTTCTCATCGATGAACCAGAGTTAGGTCTCGCAAAGGTAACAAAAGAATCACCCACTTCTGTGGAACTGTTCTTTGAATCCAAAGAAATTTTTCGAACACTCAACAAATCAAATAAAAACTTACAGTTTTTAAACCAATACCCCGAATCACTTCGGGCCTGGGAAGAATTTCCGAAAGCAATGGACTTGGCATTAGATGCAAGCCAACTCAAACTCACTTATAATTTTAATAAACTATCCTCTCTTTCTAATTCTAGAACTCGTTTATTACCTCATCAGATTGAATCTACCTTCATTGTTGCCAATAGTTTAAAACCAAGGTTTATTTTAGCAGATGAAGTGGGTCTTGGAAAAACCATTGAAGCTGGTCTTGCCGTAAAAGAACTTATGTTTCGGCGCGGCCTCAAACGTGTGCTTGTGGTGGCACCTTCTCCTCTCCTTGTCCAATGGCAACAAGAGATGAAAAACAAATTCAATGAAGAATTTGCCATTGTTCGCAGAAGGAACTTTGTCACAAACGGCCCAGACCATTGGCGAAACTTTAACAAAATCATTACCTCGATAGATTTCATTAAAAACCCAAGATATGCAGAAGAAATCCTGGGAACCAAATGGGATATTGTGGTATTTGATGAAGCACATAGACTTCGTCGTGATTATTCCAAAATCACACGTGGGTATTTGTTTGCTGAAAAAATTGCAAGAAAAACCGAATGCCTCCTCCTTCTCACGGCCACTCCATTTCGTGGAAAACTAGAAGAACTTTTTTATCTCATGCACTTAGTCGATCCCAATATCCTTGGGCCGTATCATACATTCGTAAATGACTATGTGGTTGGACAAAAAGGGGACTTAAAGGAAAAAATCTCCAAAGTATTACTTCGTCGTCGGAAAGTAGAAGTAGGTGGGTTTACCAAACGTTTTGCAAAGACGGTTCGGATCGATCTTTCTCCCATTGAACGTGCGTTTTATGACGAGACTACTGATTATGTAAAACGCGAATACAATATGGCAATGGGTACAAAAAACCGTGCCATTGGTTTTGTGATGGTGGTTTTCCAAAAACTTTTGGATTCTTCCGTCATTGCCCTCCTTTCTGCCTTACAAAAAAGAAAATTTATGTTGGAATCCAAATTCCATTACATGAAAGAACATGAAACCACTCTCGATGATTGGGATTTAGATGAAACAGAAGGTGTCGAAGATTTCATCACTGAGTTAGAAGATGAAGAAATGTCTAGTTTCCAAAGGATCAAACGAGAGCTATTCACTCTCAATCGCCTCATCCATTTGGGAAAACAAATCAAAGAAGATAAAAAAACTCAAAAACTAAAAGAAACTCTCTATCGTTTAAAGAAAGAAGGTCATAAAAAATTTATTATCTTCACACAATTTCGAACCACACAAGACCATTTACAATCAGTTCTAGAACCAGACTTCAAGGTTTCTCCTTTCCACGGTTCTTTGAGTATGGATGAAAAAGAAGTCGCTATCCAAAAATTTAAAGAAGACTTTGAAATTTTAATTTGTACAGAAGCCGGTGGCGAAGGTCGTAACTTACAATTTGCCAATATCTTATTTAACTATGACTTACCTTGGAGCCCACTAAAAATCGAACAAAGGATTGGAAGGATCCATCGATTTGGACAAAAAGACAATGTTTATATCTTTAACTTTGCTTCCAAAGATACAGTAGCAGAAAGAATTTTAGAAGTGCTCACAAATAAAATCCGTTTGTTTGAAGAATCCATTGGAGCTTCGGATGACTTACTCGGAACCATCGAAGAGGAACTTGATTTCAACTCAAGCCTTATGAAATTTGTGACCGGAACTAAAACAAAAGAAGAATTAGAAACCGAATTTGACCTGCGCATCCAAGTCGCCCAAAAAGGATTTGAAAAACTCAATGCCCTGGTCACACCGAAAGTTTTAGACTTCAATTTAAAAGACTACTACGACCATACATTAGAAGAAAGAGAATGGAATAACAGCCATCTCGAAGAAGTAGTCGCCCAAGGTTCTAAGTTTTTCCAATCTTATCTACCTGGAACTTTAACTTCAGTTGGCAAGGGATCCTACGAATATAAAAATACCGACGGGAAAATCAAAAAAGCTACTTTTGATTCCGATTTAGCACTCACAAATGACTCTCTCGAATTTATGGCCTTTGGTCATCCCTTTGTCGAAAAAGTAACGGAATTACTCACACAAAGTGATGTGGGGCGTAAAAAGAAATACCTACTCTCTAGTGCCTTAGGTCAAAAAATCCTTTTTGTTTTCCAAGTTGAATTTGATTTTTCTCTCAAACGAAAAGATCTTTTTTTCGTTGAATTTGATTTAAAGAAAAAAAGAACTTCTGTCCTTACCGAAAAACCAGCAGAATGGGCAGATGCAAAAACTTATGTGCCTGAAAAAGAACTTCCTCTTTCAAAACTAGAAGAGGCGTTGATTCATTGTTACCCGGTAGTGGAATCAGAGGCAGAAACTAAAAAAGAGATTCTTCGAAAAGAAACTTTGTCTATCTTTCAAAAAGAAGAATACAAAGTAGAACTTTCTCACCAAAAAACCATCCGTCAGTTAGAAGAAAAACTAATGCGCCAAGAGGCCGCTTATAAATGGGACAATCGTCCTGAAAAAAAAGCAGTCCTACATAAAACAATGAAAGAAATCCAACGTGCAAAAGACGAATATACAGTGGAAATTCGCAAAATCAAAAACGGTGCGAAAATTTTTCATAAAATCCGACTCTTTCAAACTTATATAAGTATTTAA
- a CDS encoding TonB-dependent receptor plug domain-containing protein yields the protein MHSFIQFLFPILCLFVLFIGEVHSQTRPKDTGKNTKTTDQIPNTQTTPKESETKDSNPQTTGTTTAPTSETGTGEPTTPNEEVDRFKDLDNKNGIVVTGSRGERRLKDSAVATEVISRKRIEQTGARNLGEVLETQTGINVTPFFGGSQVQMLGLDSKYVLFLVDGQRIAGRLNNTIDLTRFKVQNIERVEIVKGSSSSLYGADAIGGVINIITKQAEKPEHYQFRTTYGNGRQTHFGSQGEKNMIADVGFKNEYVASNFFGGFNQSAAYDLDPKTPATTGNAFQDANVGGNMIFNPDGQLKVKTGINYLNRNQAGIDSRANGGVFDRTNLTNDFLGLGALEYTYGKKNMVSFRGNFSRWENHYKLDQRNSNELDVKEITNEFSSQGVAQIDHEINNDHMITAGVESYSEELQSDRLQRRNAYRTRRAAFIQDEWVIWRQGFVWRLVPGVRHDVDSQFGGQTTPKIATKVDITSDLVFRASYGKGFRPPSFRELYLRFENPGVGYVVDGNDKLRPEKSTTVNADIEYTPFKFWTLSLSVFRNDITDLIQYSFGTRTSEFANFQLKNIQRAYTRGVEAGSRVRFLKYFALELGYNQTDTRDLTTDRPLEGRALHQGTMNFFVNAPGGWEFALRAKRLDKRPFYSTTNEFTAGSSTALIDQQTKSVEENNKVVYGKPFTLLNVRMEKKFFDGRMSLFLGVDNVLDQYELTYNPIRPRFYYGGLQATF from the coding sequence ATGCATTCTTTCATTCAGTTCCTATTTCCTATCCTTTGTCTCTTTGTACTTTTTATTGGAGAGGTACATTCCCAAACACGTCCGAAAGATACGGGAAAAAATACCAAAACAACTGACCAAATTCCAAATACACAAACAACACCCAAAGAATCAGAAACAAAGGATTCTAATCCTCAAACAACGGGAACAACAACTGCACCAACTTCTGAAACAGGAACCGGTGAGCCAACAACTCCTAACGAAGAAGTAGACCGGTTTAAAGATTTGGACAATAAAAATGGAATTGTTGTTACGGGATCAAGAGGGGAACGCCGTTTAAAAGATTCTGCGGTAGCGACAGAAGTTATTTCTCGCAAACGAATCGAACAAACCGGGGCACGTAACTTAGGTGAGGTGCTAGAAACTCAAACGGGAATCAATGTAACTCCGTTTTTTGGTGGGTCACAGGTGCAAATGTTAGGCCTCGATTCCAAATATGTTCTGTTTCTTGTCGATGGACAACGGATTGCAGGCCGATTGAACAATACAATTGACCTCACTCGATTTAAGGTTCAAAATATCGAACGAGTTGAAATTGTAAAAGGAAGTTCTTCTTCTTTATACGGCGCCGATGCCATTGGTGGAGTGATCAATATCATCACCAAACAAGCTGAAAAACCTGAACATTACCAATTCCGAACTACTTACGGAAACGGAAGGCAAACCCATTTTGGATCCCAAGGTGAGAAGAACATGATCGCCGATGTTGGGTTTAAAAATGAATATGTTGCTTCCAATTTTTTTGGTGGATTCAACCAATCAGCAGCTTACGACTTAGATCCCAAAACTCCAGCCACTACAGGAAATGCATTCCAAGATGCAAACGTTGGTGGAAACATGATCTTCAATCCCGATGGCCAACTGAAAGTAAAAACAGGTATTAATTATTTAAATCGAAACCAAGCAGGGATTGATTCCAGAGCCAATGGTGGAGTTTTTGATAGAACCAACCTAACAAACGACTTTCTTGGATTAGGTGCTTTAGAATATACTTACGGTAAAAAAAATATGGTTTCATTTCGAGGAAATTTTTCTCGTTGGGAAAACCACTATAAATTAGACCAAAGAAATTCTAATGAACTCGATGTAAAAGAAATCACCAATGAGTTCTCTTCCCAAGGTGTCGCACAGATTGATCACGAAATTAATAATGATCATATGATCACTGCTGGGGTTGAATCCTATTCGGAAGAATTACAATCTGACAGATTACAAAGAAGAAATGCTTATAGAACAAGAAGAGCTGCCTTCATCCAAGATGAATGGGTGATTTGGCGCCAAGGTTTTGTTTGGCGACTTGTTCCAGGGGTTCGTCATGATGTGGATTCCCAATTTGGTGGACAGACTACTCCAAAAATTGCAACAAAAGTAGATATCACAAGCGACTTAGTTTTTCGTGCTAGTTATGGAAAAGGATTCCGCCCTCCTTCATTCAGAGAATTGTATTTACGTTTTGAAAACCCAGGTGTTGGGTATGTGGTTGATGGAAATGACAAACTTAGACCTGAAAAATCTACAACTGTCAACGCAGACATCGAATACACTCCTTTTAAATTTTGGACTCTATCCTTAAGTGTATTTCGTAACGATATCACAGATCTCATCCAATACAGTTTTGGAACGAGAACCAGTGAATTTGCCAACTTCCAATTAAAGAACATCCAACGTGCCTACACTAGAGGTGTGGAAGCCGGATCCCGAGTTCGATTTCTTAAATATTTTGCTTTGGAACTAGGTTACAACCAAACGGATACAAGAGACCTAACAACCGATAGACCCTTGGAGGGAAGAGCCCTACACCAAGGAACAATGAACTTTTTTGTCAATGCCCCAGGCGGTTGGGAATTTGCCCTGCGTGCCAAACGTTTAGACAAACGGCCGTTTTATAGTACAACCAACGAATTCACTGCGGGATCAAGCACTGCTCTTATAGACCAACAAACCAAAAGCGTAGAAGAGAACAATAAGGTCGTTTATGGAAAACCATTTACCTTACTGAACGTACGGATGGAGAAAAAATTCTTCGATGGTAGGATGTCTTTGTTTTTAGGAGTAGACAACGTCCTAGACCAATACGAGCTTACATACAATCCCATTCGGCCCAGGTTTTACTATGGTGGACTCCAAGCCACTTTTTGA
- a CDS encoding anti-sigma factor antagonist (This anti-anti-sigma factor, or anti-sigma factor antagonist, belongs to a family that includes characterized members SpoIIAA, RsbV, RsfA, and RsfB.) → MVMFVDAKLEYPIIQEKEIQETHLLLRFRTPANPKIEERKPLVIGLTIDKSWSMKGEKMEAVIDASCALIHWLTRHDAVAIVAYSADVQIIQPVTHLTEKVSVTDKIRNIQVATSTNLSGGWLSALKNLSQSKIPNAYKRVLLLTDGNPTSGIKEKEALVKIAEDHLAMGISTTTIGVGNDFNEEMLVEIAKAGGGNFHYIDNPEKAADIFFDEFGDIGALYAQAIDVELQLAPGVRLKQVLSETSHQIAEEFDEFLGDSKTISRQKINLQLGDLRADDIRNLVLRLEIDGRVDQTESPFCEVNVSYYNLLQQNALESTKESFQFPKGKNRGKQDPDVLVEILVANATSGIREISDLIKCGHNEDAKALLFGLIQDIKENLHFAPNALGSVLSRLQVLETKITTKSDDLNKHLFMNSQILMKGPEKLDLKDIVLHDEIFEYKTIGDIDLYKCPEIKLLIEQKLSEGYRYIVFDFANTSHIDSSAIGMVIQIVGWLRRRGGELVVANIHDSVKKIFEITRLYNHIRVAETVSSAKEILQRIIYANEGDKKPS, encoded by the coding sequence ATGGTCATGTTCGTAGATGCTAAATTGGAATACCCAATCATCCAAGAAAAAGAGATTCAGGAAACCCATCTTTTGTTACGGTTTCGAACTCCGGCAAACCCGAAGATTGAGGAACGTAAACCTTTGGTCATTGGTCTTACGATTGATAAAAGTTGGTCGATGAAAGGTGAAAAAATGGAAGCGGTGATTGATGCTTCTTGTGCCCTCATACATTGGCTTACAAGACATGATGCAGTAGCGATTGTTGCTTATTCAGCAGATGTACAAATCATCCAACCAGTCACCCACCTAACAGAAAAAGTTTCTGTTACGGATAAAATTCGAAACATCCAGGTTGCTACTTCTACCAATTTAAGCGGCGGATGGTTGTCAGCATTGAAAAACCTAAGCCAGTCAAAAATCCCAAATGCCTACAAAAGAGTTTTATTACTTACCGATGGCAATCCCACTTCTGGAATTAAAGAAAAAGAAGCATTGGTAAAAATTGCCGAAGACCATTTAGCAATGGGAATTTCGACTACGACGATTGGGGTCGGAAACGATTTTAATGAAGAGATGTTGGTGGAAATAGCAAAGGCGGGTGGAGGAAATTTTCATTATATAGACAATCCAGAAAAGGCTGCTGATATTTTCTTCGATGAATTTGGAGACATTGGTGCCTTGTATGCACAAGCCATCGATGTGGAGTTACAACTTGCTCCTGGTGTTCGATTGAAACAGGTTTTATCAGAAACATCCCACCAAATTGCAGAGGAATTTGATGAATTCTTAGGTGATTCTAAAACCATTTCGAGACAAAAAATCAATTTGCAGTTAGGTGATCTGAGAGCCGACGACATTCGTAATTTAGTTTTACGTTTGGAAATCGATGGTCGAGTGGACCAAACAGAATCGCCTTTTTGTGAAGTGAACGTTTCTTATTATAATTTGTTACAACAAAATGCTTTAGAGTCTACAAAGGAATCTTTTCAATTTCCAAAGGGAAAGAATCGAGGGAAACAAGACCCAGATGTTTTGGTCGAAATTTTGGTTGCCAATGCTACGAGTGGGATTCGAGAAATTTCTGACTTAATCAAATGTGGTCATAACGAAGACGCCAAAGCTTTGTTATTTGGCCTTATTCAAGATATAAAAGAAAATTTACATTTTGCTCCCAACGCACTGGGATCTGTTCTTAGTCGTTTGCAAGTTTTAGAAACTAAAATTACAACTAAGTCCGATGACCTAAATAAACATTTATTTATGAATTCACAAATACTCATGAAAGGCCCAGAAAAATTGGATCTAAAGGATATTGTCCTTCATGATGAAATATTTGAATATAAGACAATCGGTGATATTGATTTGTACAAATGTCCAGAAATCAAACTTTTGATTGAACAAAAACTTTCAGAAGGATATAGATATATTGTTTTTGATTTTGCCAATACCTCACATATTGATTCTTCTGCGATTGGAATGGTGATTCAGATTGTGGGTTGGTTGCGAAGGCGAGGTGGTGAACTTGTGGTTGCCAACATCCATGATTCGGTAAAAAAGATTTTCGAAATCACTCGGTTGTACAACCACATTCGTGTGGCAGAAACTGTTTCCTCTGCCAAAGAAATTTTACAGAGGATTATTTATGCAAACGAAGGAGATAAAAAACCTAGTTAG
- a CDS encoding LIC20153 family lipoprotein: MKSLQNKTKLIILLGLVAGLFLQCEKKDDDKDKTLLLGLAALTNSPGDCTVSAPPRASINTWSNPVTANGTATISKIGSVPIVGHQTAALKLTAKNGTAVALSGNAFVIVYQSSTCPLSNSTRSGFTPTSLTDSNSEFTNSYTVSGTGTITFTTAADYYIFFYAIPSRGQSASVTYVVTGL; encoded by the coding sequence ATGAAATCCCTTCAAAATAAGACAAAATTAATCATTCTATTAGGTTTGGTAGCTGGACTTTTCCTCCAGTGTGAAAAAAAGGACGATGACAAGGATAAGACACTCCTTCTTGGTCTTGCTGCATTGACTAATTCTCCTGGTGATTGCACAGTTTCTGCACCTCCTAGAGCAAGTATCAATACTTGGAGTAACCCCGTAACCGCAAACGGAACAGCAACCATTAGCAAAATTGGTTCAGTACCAATAGTAGGTCATCAAACAGCAGCACTCAAACTAACAGCAAAGAATGGAACTGCCGTTGCTCTTAGTGGTAATGCTTTTGTCATCGTATACCAATCTTCAACTTGCCCTCTATCCAATTCAACTAGATCTGGTTTTACACCGACAAGTCTAACAGACTCCAATAGCGAGTTCACTAACTCTTACACAGTGTCTGGAACAGGGACTATAACTTTTACGACTGCTGCTGATTATTATATTTTCTTTTATGCGATTCCATCGCGCGGACAATCTGCAAGCGTAACTTACGTTGTTACTGGCTTATAA
- a CDS encoding FAD-binding oxidoreductase has product MLTPQINLFKKSNPILAQVLANTRLTPEPGKGKRPAKEGDSAVHRITIAVDHNTYPYMIGQSAGIIPPGVDPEKQAKGSADPSYTIRLYSIASPSFSFGQTKDNIEFVVKRDNVYDENGNLVHKGVCSNYLCDLKPGDTVTMTGPAGKKFLLPQVDYSGDIFFFATGTGISPFFGMVEELLVQKLISFQGNVWLVYGAPYSDEIVLRDYFEDMAKNHPNFHFVTAISREEKNSFDGGKMYITHRAKENAESIKNAVNGNGKFYICGGPKGMEKGVIQEIMSACGTDLSYDEFKKHLEEKEQLFVETY; this is encoded by the coding sequence TTGCTTACCCCTCAGATCAATCTGTTTAAAAAATCCAATCCTATCTTAGCCCAAGTCCTAGCGAACACCCGTTTGACTCCCGAACCGGGAAAAGGCAAACGACCCGCGAAGGAAGGAGATTCGGCAGTACATCGAATCACCATTGCCGTAGACCATAATACTTATCCTTATATGATCGGGCAAAGTGCGGGTATCATTCCTCCAGGTGTGGATCCGGAAAAACAAGCCAAAGGATCCGCCGACCCATCATATACCATCCGTTTGTATTCTATTGCTTCACCATCATTCAGTTTTGGACAAACCAAAGATAATATTGAATTCGTGGTGAAAAGGGACAATGTGTACGATGAAAATGGAAACCTTGTTCATAAAGGTGTTTGTTCCAATTATCTTTGTGATTTGAAACCAGGTGATACGGTTACGATGACAGGACCCGCTGGAAAAAAATTCCTTTTACCTCAAGTGGATTACTCAGGAGATATTTTCTTTTTTGCCACAGGGACAGGGATCAGTCCATTTTTTGGAATGGTGGAAGAACTTCTCGTCCAAAAACTAATTTCCTTCCAAGGAAATGTTTGGTTGGTTTATGGAGCACCTTATTCCGATGAAATCGTTTTACGCGATTATTTTGAAGATATGGCAAAAAACCATCCCAACTTTCACTTTGTAACGGCGATTAGCCGAGAAGAAAAAAATTCTTTTGATGGCGGAAAGATGTACATCACACACCGTGCAAAAGAAAATGCAGAATCCATTAAAAATGCTGTCAATGGAAACGGTAAGTTTTATATTTGTGGCGGTCCGAAGGGAATGGAAAAAGGAGTCATACAAGAAATCATGTCTGCTTGCGGAACTGATCTTTCCTATGATGAATTCAAAAAACACCTGGAAGAAAAAGAACAACTTTTTGTAGAGACGTACTAA
- a CDS encoding 7-carboxy-7-deazaguanine synthase QueE — protein sequence MFGKIHEVYSSISGEGISQGIPTVFIRFAGCSLRCGKTDSRALWCDTAYALGPNQGTEKSLDSLWSELESLDSHHGYQVLLTGGEPLEGKNRDLSTALAKRIYHFRTDQNLPYPASRVETNGSERITEDPFFIFTMDYKLPGSGMEDRMDQENFRILEKRHNSLDEIKFVVRDRIDFERSIEVIREKKIHTNILYSPVHGEVDAKELVEWIKVDNPPKCRLSLQIHKVLWGNQKGV from the coding sequence ATGTTTGGAAAAATTCATGAAGTCTATTCTTCCATTTCTGGCGAAGGAATTTCACAAGGAATCCCTACAGTTTTTATTCGTTTTGCCGGATGTTCCTTACGTTGTGGCAAAACAGATTCAAGAGCATTATGGTGTGACACAGCTTACGCTTTGGGACCAAACCAAGGTACAGAAAAAAGTTTAGATTCCCTTTGGTCAGAGTTAGAAAGTTTAGATTCCCATCATGGATACCAAGTTTTGCTTACTGGTGGCGAACCCTTAGAAGGAAAAAATAGAGATCTATCCACAGCCCTTGCCAAACGCATTTATCATTTCAGAACCGATCAAAATTTACCCTACCCTGCTTCCCGCGTGGAAACCAATGGAAGCGAACGAATCACCGAAGATCCATTTTTTATTTTCACTATGGACTATAAATTACCTGGGTCAGGGATGGAAGACCGGATGGATCAGGAAAATTTCCGGATTCTAGAAAAGAGACATAATTCACTTGACGAAATCAAGTTCGTTGTGCGAGATAGAATCGACTTTGAAAGAAGTATCGAAGTCATTCGCGAAAAAAAAATACACACAAATATATTGTATTCGCCCGTCCACGGTGAAGTGGATGCCAAAGAACTGGTTGAATGGATCAAAGTAGACAATCCACCTAAGTGTCGTTTGTCGCTTCAAATTCACAAAGTGCTTTGGGGAAATCAGAAAGGAGTTTGA
- a CDS encoding transcriptional coactivator p15/PC4 family protein — protein sequence MAKTGIIRDIDKGRGEVIRVEISEYKGQTFFNIRVWYTDPNGELKPTQKGIAIAPALVGDLKEAIEEAERWLA from the coding sequence ATGGCAAAAACAGGAATCATTCGAGACATTGACAAAGGTAGAGGAGAAGTCATCCGCGTGGAGATTTCCGAATACAAAGGACAAACTTTTTTTAACATTCGAGTTTGGTATACCGATCCCAACGGAGAACTAAAACCGACGCAGAAAGGAATCGCCATTGCACCGGCTTTGGTTGGTGATTTAAAAGAAGCAATCGAAGAAGCAGAACGTTGGTTGGCTTAA